One genomic region from Reichenbachiella ulvae encodes:
- a CDS encoding glycosyltransferase: MAERKKARKKKEEPKMLAEIAWEVCNQVGGIYTVIRSKAPVMVDQWGKDYVLVGPKIHPNVSSDFEEHMDDKIPIAQVVREMKEMGWDVSFGTWLVSGRPQTVLLNPASVMPQLGNIKYFYWQDHHIDFNNHDPLVDEVMAFGFMVKEFLFRMARVCLEQDVELLAHFHEWMAGTAIADIRKEQIPIKTVFTTHATLLGRYLAMNDPYFYDHLPFLNWESEANNFNVNTIARLERACAHGANILSTVSEVTAKECIHLLGRSPEAIVPNGLNIERFSVLHEVQNLHHKYKEQINHFVMGHFFQSYTFDLNNVIYFFTSGRFEFKNKGYDLTLEALARLNYKMKKHKINKTVVMFFITKQPFHSINQEVMTSRAVMEEIDHNCEEIMKQVKERLFQDAATNSDHRLPELNKLVDDYWKLRYRRTIQSWKTKRLPSVVTHNLINDADDQILNFLRGANLLNHETDKVKIVYHPDFISSTSPLFGMEYGQFVRGCHMGIFPSYYEPWGYTPVECLARGVSAVTSDLSGFGDYVKTLDIGDEEHGIYMIDRVNQDYHSAAEQLSEKMLAFVKTTGRERIASRNLAEDLSEEFDWKNLIKHYDHAYDLALEKYPIENK, from the coding sequence ATGGCTGAGAGGAAAAAAGCAAGAAAGAAAAAGGAAGAACCAAAAATGCTGGCGGAGATCGCCTGGGAAGTTTGTAATCAGGTAGGTGGGATCTACACGGTCATTAGATCTAAAGCCCCGGTCATGGTAGACCAATGGGGAAAGGACTATGTACTGGTAGGGCCCAAAATTCATCCTAATGTTAGCTCCGATTTTGAGGAGCATATGGATGATAAAATTCCGATCGCCCAGGTAGTAAGAGAAATGAAAGAGATGGGATGGGATGTTTCGTTTGGAACCTGGCTGGTTTCTGGTCGTCCACAAACGGTTCTGTTAAATCCTGCGTCTGTCATGCCTCAATTAGGGAATATTAAATACTTCTATTGGCAGGATCATCATATTGATTTTAACAACCATGATCCGTTGGTAGATGAAGTGATGGCTTTTGGTTTCATGGTGAAGGAGTTTTTGTTCCGAATGGCCCGCGTTTGTTTAGAGCAGGATGTCGAGCTATTGGCGCACTTTCACGAATGGATGGCAGGGACAGCCATAGCTGACATCAGAAAGGAGCAAATTCCTATCAAAACGGTTTTTACCACGCATGCGACTCTGCTAGGAAGGTATTTGGCTATGAATGATCCTTATTTTTATGATCACTTGCCTTTTCTGAATTGGGAGTCGGAAGCCAATAATTTTAATGTCAATACCATCGCCAGACTCGAGCGGGCCTGTGCACATGGAGCCAATATATTGTCCACTGTCAGCGAGGTTACCGCCAAGGAGTGCATTCACTTATTAGGCAGAAGTCCAGAGGCGATAGTGCCGAATGGATTGAATATCGAGAGATTTTCGGTTCTGCACGAAGTTCAGAATCTACATCATAAATATAAGGAGCAGATCAATCACTTTGTGATGGGGCACTTTTTTCAGTCCTATACTTTCGATCTCAACAATGTCATTTACTTTTTTACATCTGGGCGTTTTGAGTTCAAAAACAAAGGCTATGATTTGACACTGGAGGCTCTTGCGAGGCTGAACTATAAAATGAAGAAACATAAGATCAATAAAACGGTCGTGATGTTCTTTATTACCAAACAGCCTTTCCACAGTATCAATCAGGAGGTGATGACCTCTAGAGCAGTGATGGAAGAGATCGATCACAACTGTGAGGAAATCATGAAGCAAGTTAAAGAGCGTTTGTTTCAGGATGCTGCGACCAATTCCGATCACAGGTTGCCAGAGCTTAATAAGCTAGTAGATGATTATTGGAAACTGCGCTATCGTAGAACTATTCAGTCCTGGAAAACCAAGAGGCTGCCATCAGTAGTCACTCATAACCTTATTAATGATGCCGATGATCAAATTTTGAATTTCCTTCGTGGAGCCAATTTGCTCAATCATGAAACTGATAAGGTTAAGATCGTTTATCATCCAGATTTTATATCGTCGACCAGTCCGCTGTTTGGGATGGAGTATGGCCAGTTCGTGAGAGGATGTCATATGGGGATTTTTCCTAGCTATTATGAACCATGGGGCTATACGCCAGTTGAGTGTTTAGCTAGAGGGGTGTCTGCTGTGACTTCTGACCTTTCAGGTTTTGGGGATTATGTCAAGACCCTGGATATTGGGGACGAGGAGCATGGTATTTATATGATTGACCGAGTCAATCAAGATTATCATTCTGCTGCCGAACAATTGAGTGAAAAAATGCTGGCCTTTGTGAAAACCACCGGGCGTGAGCGTATTGCTTCCAGAAACTTGGCTGAGGACTTGTCGGAAGAATTTGACTGGAAAAACCTGATCAAACATTATGATCATGCCTATGATCTGGCGCTCGAGAAATATCCAATAGAGAACAAATGA
- a CDS encoding glycoside hydrolase family 31 protein: protein MEEVYLSKTHSIMEGTTEDIKTGIDNQDFSGNYIENFKGKDAEEFFPGRYVSWEKNNNSFVIHGQGAAIEATVIHSDIIKFRFGNDGYFEDDFSYAIDPEFAPAPVEYKFEELKASFVIKTATLRCYINKENLTTKITNNEGTVIFQDEKGYHWQDHKFHGGTINICTKVLQKGEKFYGLGDKTGNLNLIGTKRELWGTDCYGYGNDTDPVYKNIPFYMGQHSHVGYGLFMDNTFRSFFDFGRERSNVCSFWAQGGEMRYYFIYGPKLVDVAKKYTMLTGTPKLPPKWALGYHQSKWSYYPESVVRKLGEEFRSRKIPCDVIHLDIDYMDGFRCFTWDKKKFPKPEKMIADMKKDGFKTVVIIDPGIKIDKGYKVYDQGRKGNHFCTRQDGALLKASVWPGACHFPDFTRKRTRKWWGTLFEGLVADGVDGVWNDMNEPATFEDGTFPNDVRFDYDGHPCSHRKAHNVYGSLMAQSTCEGQQKYLRNKRAFTITRSAYAGVQRYASVWTGDNSASWEQLKIANIQCQRLSASGVSFVGSDVGGFIGSPNGELYTRWIQMAVFHPFFRTHSSGDHGDKEPWVFDQKYLEIVKEFIELRYRLLPYIYSTFWQHSTTGIPMLRSLHMEAHVDPETFFREEEFMLGDHIIVCPVSEEGKDSRLMYLPKSHWYNYWTDKLEEGQREIKVATPLNQMPIFVRAGAVIPMQPTMQYVGEFKIQELTLNFYKPFVETISQLYEDAGDGLDYLDGDCSTKTFTSTPSGLNKWKIIQHIEGDFKTEYKKYQLRFHGLENKPGSIMIDGVERIQDLKTEEHVLTLKTETKFTEILIN, encoded by the coding sequence ATGGAAGAAGTATATTTGTCTAAGACACATTCAATAATGGAAGGTACAACTGAAGATATCAAAACCGGGATCGACAATCAGGATTTCTCCGGTAATTATATAGAGAATTTCAAGGGTAAAGACGCTGAGGAATTCTTTCCAGGTCGCTATGTCTCCTGGGAAAAAAACAACAACTCTTTTGTAATCCATGGCCAGGGAGCTGCCATTGAAGCAACCGTCATTCATTCAGATATTATCAAATTCAGATTCGGAAATGACGGCTACTTTGAGGATGACTTCTCCTATGCCATCGACCCAGAATTTGCCCCTGCCCCTGTCGAATATAAGTTTGAAGAGCTCAAAGCAAGCTTCGTAATCAAAACGGCTACACTGCGCTGCTATATCAATAAGGAGAACCTTACTACCAAAATCACCAACAATGAAGGTACGGTCATATTTCAGGATGAAAAGGGCTACCACTGGCAGGATCATAAATTCCACGGCGGAACGATCAACATCTGTACAAAAGTCCTTCAGAAAGGAGAAAAATTTTATGGCCTGGGTGACAAAACAGGCAATCTCAACCTCATCGGCACCAAAAGAGAACTATGGGGTACGGACTGCTATGGCTATGGCAATGACACGGATCCTGTATACAAAAACATCCCCTTCTACATGGGGCAGCACAGCCATGTAGGCTATGGTTTATTCATGGACAATACATTTCGTAGCTTCTTCGATTTTGGGAGAGAGAGGTCCAATGTCTGCAGTTTTTGGGCACAGGGAGGCGAAATGCGCTACTACTTCATCTATGGACCTAAACTGGTCGATGTAGCTAAAAAATATACCATGCTGACTGGCACACCCAAACTCCCGCCAAAATGGGCACTGGGCTACCATCAGAGTAAATGGAGTTACTACCCTGAATCTGTGGTTCGCAAATTGGGTGAAGAATTCCGTAGCAGAAAAATCCCATGTGATGTGATTCATTTGGATATCGACTACATGGATGGGTTCAGGTGCTTTACCTGGGACAAGAAAAAATTCCCTAAACCGGAAAAGATGATAGCTGACATGAAAAAAGATGGCTTCAAAACCGTCGTTATCATCGATCCGGGAATTAAAATAGACAAGGGTTATAAAGTCTATGACCAAGGGCGGAAGGGAAACCACTTCTGCACACGACAGGATGGGGCACTGCTCAAGGCCAGCGTATGGCCAGGCGCTTGTCACTTCCCTGACTTCACTCGCAAACGCACCCGCAAATGGTGGGGCACGCTTTTCGAAGGTCTCGTTGCAGATGGAGTAGATGGCGTTTGGAATGACATGAACGAGCCTGCTACTTTCGAAGACGGCACCTTCCCTAACGACGTACGCTTCGACTATGATGGACATCCATGCAGTCACCGCAAAGCACACAATGTCTATGGATCGTTGATGGCTCAGTCTACTTGTGAGGGACAGCAAAAATATCTCAGAAACAAAAGAGCCTTTACCATCACGCGATCCGCATATGCCGGTGTGCAACGCTATGCCAGCGTATGGACAGGAGATAACTCAGCCAGTTGGGAACAACTCAAAATCGCTAACATTCAGTGCCAGCGACTCAGTGCATCCGGTGTTTCTTTTGTAGGGTCTGATGTAGGGGGATTCATTGGCTCACCGAATGGAGAGTTGTACACTCGATGGATTCAGATGGCGGTATTCCACCCATTTTTCAGGACGCACTCCTCTGGGGATCATGGAGACAAAGAACCATGGGTGTTTGATCAAAAATATCTAGAAATAGTTAAGGAGTTCATCGAACTTAGGTACCGACTGCTCCCCTATATATATAGCACATTTTGGCAGCACAGCACTACGGGCATTCCGATGCTTCGGTCTTTGCACATGGAAGCACATGTGGACCCTGAGACTTTCTTCCGAGAAGAAGAGTTTATGCTGGGAGACCATATAATAGTATGTCCAGTATCTGAAGAAGGAAAGGATTCCAGATTGATGTACTTACCCAAAAGTCATTGGTACAACTACTGGACAGACAAATTGGAAGAAGGACAAAGAGAGATCAAAGTGGCGACTCCACTTAACCAGATGCCAATTTTCGTACGAGCTGGAGCGGTTATCCCAATGCAGCCTACTATGCAGTATGTAGGAGAGTTTAAAATTCAGGAGCTTACTCTCAATTTCTACAAACCCTTCGTAGAGACCATCTCGCAACTATACGAAGATGCGGGAGATGGTTTGGATTATCTAGATGGAGACTGCTCTACCAAGACATTTACTTCTACGCCTTCAGGGCTAAACAAATGGAAGATCATTCAACATATAGAAGGAGATTTCAAAACCGAATACAAAAAGTACCAACTCAGGTTCCACGGACTGGAAAACAAACCTGGCTCAATCATGATCGATGGAGTAGAAAGAATCCAGGATCTGAAAACAGAAGAACATGTACTTACACTAAAAACAGAAACCAAATTCACTGAAATATTGATTAACTAA
- a CDS encoding isoamylase early set domain-containing protein, translating into MSIKKQFLKSKDVCKVTWTVDKKVAKGAENVSLSGSFNDWSLDAHPFKKLKSGDFKLVLELPKDQKYEFRYLVDGNEWINEEEADGYVDNQVSNESNCLISL; encoded by the coding sequence ATGAGTATCAAAAAGCAATTTCTAAAATCAAAAGATGTATGTAAAGTCACCTGGACTGTAGACAAAAAGGTAGCTAAAGGTGCTGAAAATGTATCCTTGTCAGGTAGTTTCAACGACTGGAGTTTAGACGCTCACCCATTTAAAAAACTAAAAAGTGGTGATTTCAAGTTGGTATTAGAGCTTCCAAAGGACCAGAAATATGAATTTCGATATTTAGTAGATGGCAATGAGTGGATCAACGAGGAGGAAGCGGATGGTTATGTAGACAATCAAGTCTCAAACGAATCCAATTGCTTAATTTCTTTATAG
- a CDS encoding glycosyltransferase family 4 protein, translating to MAKKRILMLGPGEPVSRNSGLGIAAKEIANFLNEQTELTIIQPDEMEVMEAIENHLSLSKQKVNLDDFSDFKVLSELSKINVQSAISPYSNGWGDSTTESQVNHPLHDQLIDFSKQIEAAADKVNFDVIYAHDWINFRAAIDIKSKLDKPLILHVHSLDFDRNCGNSGSWVFDLEKEAFEQADQIICVSHYSKGIIQTVYGIDDSKISVVHNGCRLKEYPDHESPFKEKIVLFVGRLTGQKGPTKFLEIAEKVNALYPDSRFIMAGEGDLYKSLIEAGAHSTVANKFHITGFLNEPDLLKTYAMADIYCMPSVSEPFGLTAMEAAAAKIPMVISENSGASEVLKSALTAHFDDSDKFAKNIVSLLKNEKVAHHIASENYALLNDLSWEKTNQKILSIIDTVSA from the coding sequence ATGGCCAAGAAAAGAATCCTCATGCTTGGGCCGGGCGAGCCCGTATCTAGAAACAGCGGTCTGGGAATAGCTGCTAAAGAAATCGCCAATTTTCTCAACGAGCAAACTGAACTAACCATCATTCAGCCGGATGAAATGGAAGTGATGGAAGCCATAGAGAATCATTTGTCGCTTTCTAAGCAAAAAGTAAACCTCGACGATTTCTCAGATTTCAAAGTATTATCAGAGCTATCCAAAATCAATGTCCAAAGCGCTATTTCTCCCTACTCCAATGGATGGGGAGACAGTACCACCGAAAGCCAGGTGAATCATCCTTTGCACGATCAGCTCATCGATTTTTCGAAACAGATAGAAGCTGCAGCAGACAAAGTCAACTTTGATGTGATCTATGCTCACGACTGGATCAACTTTAGAGCAGCGATTGACATCAAGTCCAAACTGGACAAGCCTTTGATCCTTCATGTGCATTCTTTGGACTTTGATCGCAACTGTGGCAATTCAGGTTCATGGGTTTTCGATCTCGAGAAAGAAGCTTTCGAACAAGCGGATCAGATCATCTGTGTAAGTCACTATTCTAAAGGAATCATCCAAACCGTTTATGGAATAGATGATTCCAAAATCTCGGTAGTTCACAATGGCTGCAGACTGAAAGAATATCCAGATCACGAAAGTCCATTCAAAGAGAAGATCGTACTCTTCGTCGGAAGGCTGACAGGACAGAAAGGCCCAACCAAATTTCTCGAAATAGCTGAAAAAGTAAATGCCCTTTATCCAGATAGCCGATTCATCATGGCTGGAGAAGGCGATCTTTACAAATCGCTGATCGAGGCTGGAGCCCACTCCACTGTAGCCAACAAATTTCACATTACTGGATTTTTGAATGAGCCCGATTTGCTAAAAACCTATGCCATGGCGGACATATATTGCATGCCCTCTGTTTCAGAACCTTTTGGTCTTACAGCCATGGAGGCAGCAGCTGCAAAAATCCCAATGGTGATCTCCGAAAACTCAGGAGCCTCTGAGGTACTCAAAAGTGCATTGACAGCTCATTTTGATGATTCGGATAAATTTGCCAAAAACATTGTTTCGCTTTTAAAAAATGAAAAAGTAGCTCATCACATTGCCAGTGAAAACTACGCCTTGCTAAATGATCTCAGCTGGGAAAAGACAAACCAGAAAATTTTGAGTATCATTGACACGGTAAGCGCATGA
- a CDS encoding dipeptidase — protein MKKQPLIFDAHLDLSMNAMEWNRDLRCTVEEIRESEKGLTDKPDRGNGTVSFPAMRKGNIGICVATQIARYVKRSSNLPGWNSPEQAYAQTQAQLAWYKAMEEDGHMLQIKDWEGLERHLKNWENSPEDTPIGYILSLEGADSIVTLDHLERAYEQGLRAIGPAHYGPGTYAFGTESSGGLGEKGRALLKEVERLGIILDATHLCDESFWEAMDHYSGPVWASHNNCRSLVPHHRQFDDRQLKELISRGAVIGAVLDAWMMVPDWVRGESSPAAREVSLETMADHIDHICQLAGNAEHAAIGSDLDGGFGTEQGPMDLDTIADLQTLPGILSSRGYSETDIQNILSQNWIRFLKKTWS, from the coding sequence ATGAAAAAACAACCTTTGATATTTGATGCGCATCTGGATCTATCCATGAATGCAATGGAATGGAATCGAGACCTGAGATGTACCGTAGAGGAGATTCGTGAGAGTGAAAAGGGATTGACTGATAAACCCGATAGAGGAAATGGAACTGTTTCTTTTCCTGCCATGCGCAAGGGCAATATTGGCATCTGTGTCGCTACACAAATTGCCCGCTATGTCAAGCGTTCAAGTAATTTGCCTGGTTGGAATTCCCCTGAGCAAGCCTATGCACAGACGCAAGCTCAATTGGCATGGTACAAAGCCATGGAGGAGGACGGTCACATGCTTCAGATCAAAGATTGGGAAGGGCTGGAACGTCATTTGAAGAACTGGGAGAATTCACCTGAAGATACGCCGATTGGATATATTCTGAGTTTAGAGGGAGCTGATTCTATCGTTACTTTGGATCATCTCGAGCGAGCCTATGAGCAGGGGTTGAGAGCCATCGGGCCGGCTCACTATGGCCCGGGTACCTACGCTTTCGGAACGGAATCGAGTGGAGGCTTGGGAGAGAAAGGTCGTGCCTTATTAAAGGAAGTAGAGCGTCTGGGGATCATCTTAGATGCTACTCATCTCTGCGATGAGAGTTTTTGGGAGGCGATGGATCACTACAGTGGACCTGTTTGGGCCAGCCACAACAATTGCCGTTCGCTGGTGCCTCACCATCGTCAGTTTGATGATCGTCAGTTAAAGGAGCTGATTAGTAGAGGGGCAGTCATCGGGGCTGTGCTAGATGCCTGGATGATGGTGCCTGATTGGGTAAGAGGAGAGTCTAGTCCAGCGGCCAGAGAGGTGTCTTTGGAGACGATGGCAGACCATATTGATCACATCTGCCAGTTGGCTGGTAATGCCGAGCATGCAGCCATAGGTTCGGATCTGGATGGAGGGTTTGGAACGGAACAAGGGCCTATGGATCTGGATACAATAGCAGACTTACAGACCTTGCCAGGAATACTGTCAAGCAGAGGATATTCTGAGACGGATATTCAAAATATTCTGAGTCAGAATTGGATTCGTTTCCTTAAAAAGACCTGGAGTTGA
- a CDS encoding D-TA family PLP-dependent enzyme codes for MEWFEVANIDSIPSPSLLVYPDRIRENIRRMIDIAGGTERLRPHVKTHKMAEVVQLQMEQGINQFKCATLHEAEMCARAGVKDLLIAYQLLGPNLDRYFDLIQKFPDTRFSSIVDAEQALEDLSVMATSRQIKAEVYLDINSGMNRTGVMPGEAAVHLYKKMSESPFIKSRGFHVYDGHIHDRDLEDRVRHAVEEFAAVEVMEERLKKEGFEVPEIVAGGTPTFPVHARFEGRILSPGTPLLWDEGYASSFPDLEFLPAALLLTRVVSRPKQGVICLDLGHKAVASGMVHPRAQFLGLPAYEPVMHSEEHLALKEPSSSLNIGEELLAIPTHICPTVALHSQAYIIENHRMTTQWQIARARN; via the coding sequence ATGGAATGGTTTGAGGTAGCAAATATCGATTCCATTCCTTCTCCCTCACTTCTGGTCTATCCCGATCGCATCAGAGAAAACATTCGTCGGATGATTGATATCGCCGGTGGTACCGAGAGATTGAGGCCCCATGTGAAAACCCATAAGATGGCGGAGGTAGTTCAACTCCAGATGGAGCAGGGGATCAATCAGTTCAAATGTGCGACTCTTCATGAAGCAGAGATGTGTGCTCGAGCGGGTGTGAAAGATTTGCTAATCGCCTATCAATTGCTGGGGCCGAATCTGGATCGTTATTTTGACTTGATCCAAAAATTTCCTGATACTCGATTTTCCAGTATTGTAGACGCTGAACAGGCATTGGAAGATCTATCAGTAATGGCCACAAGTAGGCAAATCAAGGCTGAGGTTTATCTGGATATCAACAGTGGCATGAATCGAACAGGTGTCATGCCAGGAGAAGCTGCAGTCCATCTGTATAAGAAAATGTCAGAGTCTCCTTTTATCAAGTCTAGAGGATTTCATGTTTATGATGGACATATACATGATCGGGATTTAGAAGATCGTGTACGTCACGCAGTGGAGGAGTTTGCCGCAGTAGAGGTCATGGAGGAGCGATTGAAAAAAGAAGGTTTTGAGGTTCCTGAGATTGTGGCAGGAGGTACACCTACCTTTCCTGTTCATGCGAGATTCGAAGGGCGCATTTTGAGCCCAGGGACCCCATTGCTTTGGGATGAGGGTTATGCTTCCTCTTTCCCGGATTTAGAATTTTTGCCTGCAGCACTTTTGTTGACTCGGGTGGTAAGTAGACCGAAGCAGGGGGTGATATGTCTCGACCTTGGACACAAAGCGGTCGCCTCTGGAATGGTACATCCGCGTGCGCAATTTTTGGGCCTTCCTGCATATGAGCCTGTGATGCATAGCGAGGAGCATCTAGCGCTGAAAGAGCCCTCTTCTTCGCTAAATATTGGGGAGGAGCTTTTGGCCATCCCTACTCATATATGTCCTACAGTGGCTCTACACAGTCAAGCTTACATAATCGAAAATCACAGAATGACTACTCAATGGCAGATAGCTAGAGCAAGAAACTGA
- a CDS encoding RidA family protein: MNLKDRIEELGLELPPAPPPGGVYVPLVVTGNMLYVSGHGPVLPDASLIKGKVGSALDKDAAKAAARQVGLTMLSTLIKHLDPKYKIKRTIKVLGMVNSEMDFFDQPYVMNGFSELMAEVFGKENGLGARSAVGMILPGNIPVEVEAIFEIEE, translated from the coding sequence ATGAATCTAAAAGATAGAATTGAAGAATTAGGATTGGAATTGCCACCGGCTCCACCACCAGGAGGGGTTTATGTTCCGTTGGTTGTGACAGGCAATATGCTCTATGTCTCTGGCCATGGACCTGTGTTGCCCGATGCTTCCCTGATCAAAGGAAAAGTCGGTAGTGCATTGGATAAAGATGCTGCTAAGGCTGCTGCTCGACAGGTAGGGTTGACCATGCTGTCGACATTGATCAAGCACTTGGATCCCAAATACAAAATCAAGCGAACCATTAAAGTTCTGGGAATGGTCAATAGCGAAATGGATTTTTTCGATCAGCCCTATGTGATGAATGGTTTTTCAGAACTGATGGCAGAAGTGTTCGGAAAGGAAAATGGTTTGGGAGCACGAAGCGCAGTAGGCATGATCCTACCAGGAAATATTCCTGTGGAGGTAGAAGCCATTTTTGAGATAGAAGAATAG
- a CDS encoding gluconate:H+ symporter, with protein MPLIIALIGIAILLLLIIAFRLNAFIAFVIVSLIVGLGQGMPLDEVASSIQNGIGNTLGFLIIILGFGAMLGKLVADSGAAQRITTSLVKLFGIQKVQWALVLTGFIVGIPMFYSVGFVILVPLVFAVAQTTRLPLLYVGLPMLASLSVTHGYLPPHPAPSAIAIMFEADLGLTLIYGVVAAIPAIVLAGPLFSRTLKHINPTPPKDIFDLTPVPEHQLPSLLTSIVTALFPLILIGSSAVVGLMTEEGSTLHTLSTYWGNPLLAMLLSVLLAIYTLGLKRGKKMDEVMKSIVQAVSGITMILLIIGGAGALKQVLIDSGVSEYIGDMLKGSSLSPLLLAWSIAAAIRVCVGSATVAGLTTAGIILPVLGTAGVSGELMVLAIGSGSLMFSHVNDSGFWMFKEYFNLSLKETLSTWTVMETIVSVTGLISVLILQTFI; from the coding sequence ATGCCTCTGATTATTGCCCTGATAGGGATTGCTATTTTACTCTTACTCATCATTGCCTTTCGCCTCAATGCTTTTATTGCCTTTGTGATCGTTTCGCTCATTGTAGGTTTAGGTCAAGGCATGCCTCTGGATGAGGTCGCATCCTCCATCCAAAATGGTATTGGAAATACCCTTGGATTTTTGATTATTATTTTGGGATTTGGTGCCATGCTGGGCAAGCTGGTTGCTGACAGTGGAGCTGCTCAGCGGATCACGACCTCCCTAGTCAAGCTCTTCGGGATTCAAAAGGTGCAATGGGCACTGGTACTTACTGGATTCATCGTTGGGATCCCAATGTTTTATTCGGTAGGCTTCGTTATTCTTGTGCCATTGGTTTTTGCTGTTGCTCAGACTACCCGTTTGCCACTGTTGTATGTTGGACTGCCGATGCTGGCGTCATTGTCTGTGACGCATGGTTATCTGCCTCCGCACCCGGCTCCCTCAGCGATTGCGATTATGTTCGAAGCTGATTTGGGATTGACTTTGATTTATGGAGTGGTAGCAGCAATACCTGCAATTGTTTTGGCAGGGCCACTTTTTTCGCGTACGCTGAAGCATATCAACCCGACCCCTCCAAAAGATATTTTCGATTTGACTCCTGTGCCTGAGCACCAATTACCTAGTTTGTTGACTAGTATTGTTACGGCCTTGTTCCCCTTGATTTTAATTGGATCCTCTGCCGTAGTAGGGTTGATGACCGAGGAGGGAAGTACCCTGCACACTTTGTCAACCTATTGGGGTAATCCGCTGTTGGCCATGTTGCTCTCTGTCCTTTTGGCGATTTATACGCTGGGATTGAAAAGAGGGAAGAAGATGGACGAGGTGATGAAATCTATTGTACAGGCAGTGTCGGGTATTACTATGATATTGTTGATTATTGGTGGAGCAGGAGCGCTGAAACAAGTGTTGATTGACAGTGGTGTCAGTGAGTATATCGGAGACATGCTGAAAGGTTCTTCCTTATCGCCTTTGCTACTGGCCTGGTCGATCGCAGCGGCGATTCGAGTTTGTGTGGGTTCTGCGACAGTAGCAGGCTTGACTACCGCAGGTATTATTCTTCCAGTCTTAGGTACTGCCGGAGTGTCCGGTGAGTTGATGGTACTCGCGATAGGGTCTGGTAGCTTGATGTTCTCTCATGTGAATGATAGCGGTTTCTGGATGTTCAAAGAATATTTTAACTTAAGCCTGAAAGAAACCCTCTCTACCTGGACTGTAATGGAAACAATCGTGTCGGTGACGGGTTTGATCAGCGTATTGATTTTACAAACATTCATATAA
- a CDS encoding YdeI/OmpD-associated family protein, whose protein sequence is MTNPKVDFFFDKETQWQDAYIELRRIVLDCQPTDSTEDWREELKWGHPCYTFKGKNVVLIHGFKEYCALLFHKGVLLNDPEGILVQQTENVQAARQIRFSSLDDVMELESVLKSYIKNAIEIEDKGLQVELKKKSEYKMPEEFEQVLNEDAELKAAFEALTPGRQRAYLLHFSQPKQSKTRVSRIEKCIPAMMEGKGLNDR, encoded by the coding sequence ATGACCAATCCAAAAGTCGATTTCTTTTTTGATAAGGAAACCCAATGGCAGGATGCTTACATAGAGCTCCGTAGAATAGTCCTTGATTGTCAACCAACAGATTCTACAGAGGACTGGCGTGAGGAGCTCAAGTGGGGACACCCTTGCTATACCTTCAAAGGCAAGAATGTAGTTCTCATTCATGGTTTCAAGGAGTATTGTGCATTGCTGTTTCACAAGGGCGTACTGCTTAATGATCCGGAAGGTATTTTGGTGCAGCAGACAGAAAATGTGCAGGCGGCGCGTCAGATACGGTTTAGCTCTCTAGATGATGTCATGGAACTGGAATCAGTGCTAAAATCCTACATAAAGAATGCCATTGAAATAGAAGATAAAGGCTTGCAGGTGGAATTGAAGAAGAAGTCTGAGTATAAAATGCCTGAGGAATTTGAACAAGTTTTAAATGAGGATGCTGAGCTCAAGGCGGCTTTTGAGGCATTGACTCCAGGTCGGCAGAGAGCTTATTTACTTCATTTTTCTCAACCTAAACAATCCAAAACAAGGGTATCCAGAATCGAAAAATGCATTCCTGCAATGATGGAAGGCAAGGGCCTGAATGATCGTTAA